A part of Pseudomonadota bacterium genomic DNA contains:
- a CDS encoding UDP-N-acetylmuramate dehydrogenase produces MRPIINHDVPLAPLTSLGVGGSARFFCEVVDEDGVAHAIAWAEERSTPWTVLGGGTNVVVSDDGYDGLVIQLDMRGIKSTMAAGSARVTALAGEPWDGFVAHCVSRGWAGIECLSGIPGRVGATPIQNVGAYGQEVSQTIEVVRAFDTEKADMVELESAACGFAYRDSLFKSHAPGRYVVTAVTYRLVVDGEPTVRHGEVSERLAERGLGAPTLVQVRHAVVEVRRRKSMVLDSYDPDSRSVGSFFVNPTVDAQAWERIVEAARSHDLIETDDVPPHHVIDEKYKLSAAWLIENAGFYRGYERGEAGLSSSHCLAIVNRGQATARDVMALAREIESAVLERFGVGLIPEPRFIGPMPSL; encoded by the coding sequence ATGCGCCCCATCATCAATCACGACGTGCCGCTTGCCCCGTTGACCTCACTGGGGGTGGGCGGGTCCGCACGGTTCTTCTGCGAGGTCGTCGATGAAGACGGCGTGGCGCACGCCATTGCCTGGGCAGAGGAGCGGAGCACCCCCTGGACGGTGCTCGGCGGCGGCACCAATGTGGTGGTCTCAGACGACGGCTACGACGGCCTCGTGATCCAGCTCGACATGCGCGGCATCAAGTCGACCATGGCCGCTGGATCCGCCCGCGTCACCGCACTTGCGGGCGAGCCCTGGGATGGCTTCGTGGCGCACTGCGTCTCTCGCGGATGGGCCGGCATCGAGTGCCTGTCGGGGATTCCCGGTCGCGTCGGGGCCACCCCCATCCAGAACGTGGGCGCCTACGGACAGGAGGTCTCACAGACCATCGAAGTCGTGCGCGCCTTTGACACCGAGAAGGCCGACATGGTTGAGCTGGAATCGGCGGCGTGCGGCTTCGCCTATCGCGACAGCCTCTTCAAATCGCACGCGCCGGGCCGTTACGTGGTGACCGCGGTCACCTACCGCCTGGTCGTCGATGGCGAGCCCACCGTTCGACACGGTGAGGTCTCCGAAAGACTTGCCGAGCGAGGTCTGGGGGCGCCCACACTGGTTCAGGTGCGCCACGCCGTGGTTGAGGTGCGTCGTCGTAAATCGATGGTGCTCGACTCGTACGACCCGGATTCCCGCAGCGTCGGTTCGTTCTTCGTCAACCCAACGGTCGACGCCCAGGCCTGGGAACGGATCGTCGAGGCGGCCCGCAGCCACGATCTCATCGAAACCGATGACGTCCCTCCCCACCACGTGATCGACGAGAAGTACAAGCTCTCCGCCGCCTGGCTCATCGAGAACGCGGGGTTCTACAGAGGCTATGAGCGCGGAGAGGCGGGCCTGTCGTCGAGCCACTGCCTCGCCATCGTGAATCGCGGACAAGCCACCGCGCGAGACGTCATGGCGCTTGCCCGAGAGATCGAGTCCGCCGTTCTAGAACGCTTCGGCGTGGGGCTGATCCCCGAACCTCGATTCATCGGCCCGATGCCTTCTCTATAA